A window from Chryseobacterium vaccae encodes these proteins:
- a CDS encoding glycerol-3-phosphate dehydrogenase/oxidase — MKRNEEISKLASVQEWDFIVIGGGASGLGSALDAASRGFKTLLLESHDFAKATSSRSTKLVHGGVRYLAQGDIGLVKEALKERGLLAQNAAHVVKNQSFIIPNYTWWGGIYYKIGLSIYDFLAGKLSLGKTKYINKSKTIEKLPTIEQHGLASGVVYQDGQFDDARLAINLTQTIIEKGGSAVNYMKVTGLLKNDFGKISGVMAEDQFSQKKYELRAKAVINATGVFTNEILNMNNPKHGKYVVPSQGIHLVLDKSFLKSDDAIMIPKTSDGRVLFVVPWHDRALVGTTDTLLKNPSFEPHALESEINFVLETARQYLSKKPTREDVKSVFAGLRPLAAPKEGGKSTKEVSRSHKVIASDTGLVSIIGGKWTTYRKMAEDTVDKSVEILQLKAGPSQTEHMSIHGNIQAELVDRSSHLYVYGSDIPAIKALQNSNPRFAQKIHPDHAFTIAEAVWAIRHEMAETIEDILARRVRLLFLDARAAIDSAQSIAQLIAEEKGYSEEWIQQHTEEFIDLAKGYLLTPYSPQTFNKN, encoded by the coding sequence ATGAAACGAAATGAAGAAATCAGTAAACTAGCCAGTGTTCAGGAATGGGATTTCATTGTCATCGGAGGTGGAGCCAGTGGTCTAGGCTCAGCACTGGATGCAGCAAGCAGAGGATTTAAAACCCTCCTTCTTGAATCCCACGATTTTGCAAAAGCAACCTCAAGCCGCAGTACCAAACTGGTACACGGAGGTGTAAGATATCTGGCACAGGGGGATATAGGATTGGTAAAAGAGGCATTAAAAGAAAGAGGACTTTTGGCCCAAAATGCAGCCCATGTCGTAAAAAATCAGTCCTTCATTATTCCCAACTATACATGGTGGGGAGGCATCTATTATAAAATAGGGCTTTCCATTTATGATTTTCTCGCCGGAAAACTAAGCTTAGGAAAAACAAAATACATCAACAAATCGAAAACGATTGAAAAACTTCCAACCATTGAGCAGCATGGTCTGGCCAGCGGAGTAGTTTATCAGGATGGACAGTTTGATGATGCGAGACTTGCCATTAACCTGACACAAACCATCATAGAAAAAGGAGGAAGCGCTGTTAACTATATGAAAGTAACCGGCCTTCTGAAGAATGATTTCGGAAAAATATCCGGTGTTATGGCTGAAGACCAGTTTTCTCAGAAAAAATATGAACTTCGTGCAAAGGCAGTGATCAACGCAACAGGGGTATTCACGAATGAGATTCTGAATATGAATAATCCAAAACATGGAAAATACGTTGTACCAAGCCAGGGAATCCATCTTGTTCTGGATAAATCATTCCTGAAAAGTGATGATGCCATTATGATCCCCAAAACATCAGACGGAAGAGTTCTTTTTGTTGTTCCGTGGCATGACCGTGCTCTTGTAGGAACAACAGACACCTTACTGAAAAATCCAAGCTTTGAGCCTCACGCCCTGGAATCAGAAATTAATTTCGTTTTAGAAACCGCAAGACAATACCTGTCAAAGAAGCCAACCCGCGAAGATGTAAAATCTGTATTTGCAGGACTAAGACCCCTTGCAGCACCAAAAGAAGGAGGCAAAAGCACAAAAGAAGTCTCCAGAAGTCACAAGGTTATTGCCTCGGACACAGGATTAGTTTCCATCATTGGAGGAAAATGGACCACCTACCGGAAAATGGCCGAAGATACTGTTGATAAATCTGTAGAAATTTTACAGTTGAAAGCAGGGCCTTCGCAGACAGAACATATGTCTATTCATGGCAACATCCAAGCTGAACTGGTTGACCGCAGCAGCCATCTGTATGTATATGGATCTGATATTCCTGCTATAAAAGCATTACAAAACAGCAATCCCAGGTTTGCACAGAAGATCCATCCGGATCATGCCTTCACTATCGCGGAAGCGGTATGGGCCATAAGACATGAAATGGCAGAAACCATTGAAGATATTCTCGCCAGAAGAGTACGTCTTCTGTTTTTAGATGCAAGAGCAGCCATAGACAGCGCACAATCCATTGCACAGCTCATCGCCGAAGAAAAAGGATATTCTGAAGAATGGATTCAGCAGCACACAGAAGAATTTATTGATTTAGCAAAAGGATATCTGCTAACCCCTTATTCTCCTCAAACATTCAACAAAAACTAA
- a CDS encoding DeoR/GlpR family DNA-binding transcription regulator, producing the protein MEKLIPRHDEILKELDEKGHVLVQDLCEKFNVSSVTVRKDLNYLESLGLLFRNHGGASKHVRYAYERNVNEKENINVEAKQGIVKAAVELIQENDCIILASGTTMHYLARMLGNFGRLTVLTSSLRVALELCNNPEINIIQLGGEVRKSSTSIVGSISEGILKQFSCNKLFLGVDGIDLDFGISTSNAAEAHLNQVMIDCADQVIILADSTKLNKKGFGKIASLDKVDYLITDDGISAEHKAGLEEVGVTVIIK; encoded by the coding sequence ATGGAAAAGTTAATACCAAGGCATGATGAAATACTAAAAGAGCTGGATGAGAAAGGCCATGTGCTGGTACAGGATCTGTGCGAAAAGTTCAATGTTTCTTCAGTTACGGTCCGAAAGGATCTGAACTATCTCGAAAGTTTAGGGCTGCTTTTCCGTAATCATGGAGGTGCCAGCAAACATGTAAGGTATGCTTATGAAAGAAATGTGAATGAAAAGGAGAACATTAATGTAGAAGCCAAACAGGGAATTGTAAAAGCTGCCGTAGAACTTATTCAGGAAAATGACTGTATTATATTGGCTTCAGGAACTACCATGCATTATCTTGCCCGGATGCTTGGGAATTTCGGAAGACTTACCGTTCTTACTTCTTCGCTCAGGGTAGCGCTTGAACTGTGTAATAATCCTGAAATTAATATTATCCAGCTGGGTGGGGAAGTTCGGAAAAGCTCCACTTCAATTGTGGGTTCAATTTCTGAAGGAATCTTAAAACAGTTTTCCTGCAATAAACTTTTTCTCGGAGTGGACGGAATTGATCTTGATTTCGGAATCAGTACTTCGAATGCTGCAGAAGCTCATCTGAATCAGGTGATGATAGATTGTGCAGACCAGGTAATTATTCTTGCAGATTCCACAAAGCTGAACAAAAAAGGTTTTGGTAAAATAGCCTCTCTGGATAAAGTAGATTATTTAATCACAGACGATGGTATTTCTGCGGAGCATAAGGCCGGGCTGGAAGAAGTAGGCGTTACTGTAATCATAAAATAA
- the rplC gene encoding 50S ribosomal protein L3: MSGIIGKKIGMTSLFNEEGKNIPCTVIQAGPCSVLQVRTIEKDGYKSVQLGFDDKSEKNVGKALAGHFKKAGSAPKAKLVEFYREFVDEVKVGEEVKVDLFSEGEYVDVTGTSKGKGFQGVVKRHGFGGVMQATHGQHNRLRAPGSIGAGSDPSRVFKGMRMAGRMGGKQVTVQNLQVLKVDQEQNLLVVKGAVPGAKNSYVIIRKWN, translated from the coding sequence ATGTCAGGTATTATTGGTAAAAAAATCGGTATGACATCTTTGTTTAACGAAGAAGGGAAAAACATTCCTTGTACAGTTATTCAAGCTGGTCCATGCTCGGTTTTACAGGTCAGAACCATAGAAAAGGACGGCTACAAGTCAGTTCAATTGGGTTTCGATGACAAGAGTGAGAAGAACGTAGGTAAAGCGTTAGCTGGTCATTTCAAAAAGGCTGGTTCTGCTCCTAAAGCTAAATTAGTAGAATTCTACAGAGAATTCGTTGATGAAGTGAAAGTAGGAGAAGAAGTAAAAGTTGATTTATTCTCTGAAGGAGAATATGTTGACGTAACAGGAACTTCAAAAGGTAAAGGTTTCCAAGGTGTTGTTAAAAGACACGGATTTGGAGGTGTAATGCAAGCTACTCATGGTCAGCACAACAGACTTAGAGCTCCAGGTTCTATCGGTGCTGGATCGGATCCTTCGAGAGTATTCAAAGGAATGAGAATGGCGGGTAGAATGGGAGGTAAGCAGGTAACTGTACAAAACCTTCAAGTATTAAAAGTGGATCAAGAACAAAATCTTTTAGTAGTAAAAGGTGCTGTTCCGGGAGCTAAAAATTCTTATGTAATTATCAGAAAATGGAACTAG
- the rplD gene encoding 50S ribosomal protein L4 encodes MELVVLNTSGKETGRKVTLDESVFGIEPNQHAVYLEVKQYLAAQRQGTHKAKERSEITASTKKLKKQKGSGSARYGDIKSPVFRGGGRVFGPKPRDYRFKLNKALKRLAKKSVLSQKMRDNSIRVLEDMSLNAPKTKDFINVLNALALNDKKALFILPEANKNVYLSSRNLPKAKVMNFNEVSSYDLVNAGEVVFFEGAVEKFQENLKK; translated from the coding sequence ATGGAACTAGTAGTATTAAATACATCAGGAAAAGAGACCGGAAGAAAAGTAACTCTAGACGAATCAGTATTCGGAATTGAGCCAAATCAGCACGCGGTTTACTTAGAAGTTAAACAGTACCTTGCTGCACAAAGACAAGGGACTCATAAAGCAAAAGAAAGAAGCGAAATTACTGCTTCTACTAAAAAGCTTAAGAAGCAAAAAGGATCAGGATCTGCTAGATATGGTGATATTAAATCTCCAGTATTCAGAGGTGGAGGTAGAGTATTTGGACCAAAACCAAGAGACTATAGATTCAAATTGAACAAAGCTCTTAAGAGATTAGCGAAAAAATCTGTTCTATCTCAGAAAATGAGAGACAACAGCATCAGAGTTCTGGAAGATATGAGCTTGAACGCTCCTAAAACTAAAGATTTCATCAACGTATTAAATGCTTTGGCATTGAACGATAAGAAAGCTTTATTTATCCTTCCTGAAGCTAACAAGAATGTATATTTGTCTTCAAGAAACTTACCTAAAGCTAAAGTAATGAACTTCAACGAAGTAAGTTCTTATGACTTAGTAAACGCAGGTGAAGTTGTATTCTTCGAAGGTGCAGTTGAAAAATTCCAGGAAAATTTAAAGAAATAA
- the rplW gene encoding 50S ribosomal protein L23, which translates to MSVIIKPVISEKANYLTDLRGSYSFLVSPKANKIEIKKAVEAAYGVKVADVNTMIYAPKVSSKYTKKGLQVGKTNKLKKAVIKLAEGEVIDIFAVN; encoded by the coding sequence ATGTCAGTTATTATTAAACCAGTTATTTCAGAAAAGGCTAATTACCTTACAGATTTAAGAGGTTCTTATTCTTTCTTAGTTAGCCCTAAGGCGAATAAAATCGAGATCAAAAAGGCTGTTGAAGCAGCTTACGGTGTAAAAGTAGCAGACGTTAACACAATGATTTATGCTCCGAAGGTTTCTTCAAAGTACACTAAAAAAGGTCTTCAAGTAGGAAAGACAAACAAATTGAAAAAAGCGGTAATCAAACTTGCTGAAGGTGAGGTTATCGATATTTTTGCTGTAAATTAA
- the rplB gene encoding 50S ribosomal protein L2 has translation MSVRKLKPITPGQRFRVVNNFEEITTNKPEKSLTVGIKKSGGRNQTGKMTMRYTGGGHKKKYRIIDFKRNKFDVEGTVKTVEYDPNRTAFIALVEYADGEKRYIIAPNGIKVDQKVIAGENVEPNVGNAMKLKNIPLGTVISCIEMKPGQGAILARSAGSSAQLTSRDGKYAIIKLPSGESRMILTECIAMIGSVSNSDHQLTVSGKAGRSRWLGRRPRTRAVVMNPVDHPMGGGEGRSSGGHPRSRNGKPAKGYKTRKKNKVSNRYIVSKRK, from the coding sequence ATGTCTGTTAGAAAATTAAAACCTATCACCCCGGGACAGAGATTCAGAGTTGTAAACAATTTTGAGGAAATTACTACCAATAAGCCAGAGAAATCTCTTACAGTTGGTATTAAAAAGTCAGGTGGACGTAACCAAACAGGTAAAATGACCATGCGTTACACCGGAGGTGGACACAAAAAGAAATACAGAATTATTGACTTCAAGAGAAATAAATTTGATGTTGAAGGAACGGTAAAAACTGTAGAATACGATCCAAACAGAACTGCTTTCATCGCTCTAGTTGAATACGCAGACGGAGAGAAGAGATATATCATCGCTCCAAACGGTATCAAAGTTGACCAGAAAGTTATTGCTGGTGAAAACGTTGAACCAAACGTAGGTAACGCAATGAAATTGAAAAACATTCCATTGGGTACTGTAATTTCTTGTATCGAAATGAAGCCTGGACAAGGTGCTATTTTAGCAAGAAGTGCTGGTTCTTCAGCTCAATTAACTTCAAGAGACGGTAAATATGCAATCATTAAATTGCCTTCAGGAGAATCAAGAATGATCCTTACTGAGTGTATCGCAATGATTGGTTCAGTTTCCAACTCAGACCACCAGTTAACTGTATCTGGTAAAGCAGGTAGAAGCAGATGGTTAGGTAGAAGACCAAGAACAAGAGCGGTTGTAATGAACCCAGTAGATCACCCGATGGGTGGTGGTGAAGGACGTTCTTCAGGAGGTCACCCAAGATCTAGAAACGGTAAGCCAGCTAAAGGTTACAAAACTAGAAAGAAAAACAAAGTGTCTAACCGTTACATCGTATCTAAAAGAAAATAA
- the rpsS gene encoding 30S ribosomal protein S19: MARSLKKGPFIHHTLDKKVQANIESGKKTVIKTWSRASMISPDFVGQTIAVHNGKSFIPVYVTENMVGHKLGEFSPTRSFRGHGGNKNKGSR, translated from the coding sequence ATGGCAAGATCACTTAAAAAAGGACCATTCATTCATCATACTTTAGATAAGAAGGTTCAGGCAAATATAGAGTCTGGTAAGAAGACAGTTATCAAAACTTGGTCTAGAGCATCGATGATCTCTCCGGACTTCGTAGGACAAACTATTGCTGTACACAACGGGAAATCTTTTATCCCTGTATATGTTACAGAAAATATGGTTGGTCACAAGTTAGGCGAATTTTCTCCAACAAGATCTTTCAGAGGTCATGGTGGTAACAAAAACAAAGGAAGCAGATAA
- the rplV gene encoding 50S ribosomal protein L22: MGSRKQDSSIARKEANKDVVKASLNNCPSSPRKMRLVADIIRGEQVDKALYILKYSKKDASNKLEKLLLSAMANWQVKNEGADIEEANLIVKEIFVDSARQLKRLRPAPQGRGYRIRKRSNHVTLILGNKEN, encoded by the coding sequence ATGGGATCAAGAAAACAAGATAGTTCAATCGCAAGAAAAGAAGCTAACAAAGACGTTGTAAAAGCTTCACTAAATAATTGCCCGTCTTCTCCAAGAAAAATGAGATTAGTTGCTGATATCATTAGAGGAGAGCAGGTAGACAAAGCACTTTATATCCTAAAATATTCTAAGAAGGATGCTTCTAACAAGTTAGAAAAATTACTTCTTTCTGCTATGGCAAACTGGCAGGTGAAAAACGAAGGTGCGGATATTGAAGAAGCAAACCTTATCGTTAAAGAAATCTTCGTGGATAGTGCAAGACAATTGAAGAGACTAAGACCAGCTCCACAAGGTAGAGGGTATAGAATCAGAAAAAGATCTAA